The DNA region TATCGCCTCAAACGTCAACCCCAAAAAACCACAACCCTCAACTATCCTCAACAGAATTTCAATTTGCCTTTGTCCTCTGAATGAATTTTAGCTGTAATTCTTAAGAATCTGTTGACCGTGTAACTAACTCTGCTTAACATCTGGAGTGAGGAGCAGATCATTTATTGCTGGGCATTCCTAGAGTACGACAACATTGATTTCTATGATACATGACTACTCTCTTTCCCTAATGTCACAGAATTAACTGGGAATTTCACTGATGAAAGTCAGTTGTTTTCCGCCACCATATCAATACTTGGTTCTAACCTTTTACCAAATATAGCAGCACATAAACTTCAAGAACATCTGCTTCGTATTACCAGTTTAAAACTACAACTTTAACCTTTCCTTGCCATGTTAAACCAATATTTAGAGCAGTTTGTGTTATAAGCAGTATAAATCATGTTTACTCCCGTAAAATGTTGCTTCTTTCATGAGTCGGCATAAATTGCTCATTTATGTTTTTCAATGGGAAGTATATTTTCATTCCTCTTCCACCTACGTTTTCATAGTTGGAAGTTGATGTAGTGAATTCAGCAAAAAAGTACGCTGTGATCAGTGGTTGTATTTAGGTTATAAAGGAGCATTATGTAAGATATCTTCAGAATTAAATTATGAAATTGCTTCTCTGACAAAAATTGTGGTCAGAAATGGTCTgtgtagtggctatttgtccaaaaaacaacaaaaaagtctaaataaactaatatcaaaaataatcaaatgaccactgataCACCATGGGAATGTAATGTACGCaggcaaaagaaatccaatgtcCATGCAAGAGCTGCGGTATTTTGCTGGTTTatttgaggaaaacaaacaaaagaacaaagaaaatcgtgGCTCCCGCTGCCTCTCTTGACCTGGTAAAAAACaataggcccacccaggtgcatgctggtcctctacctgcctcttaCTTAAATAATCTCCGGTGCCCACAGTAttacccaaatacctaacaaaattactaatacaaaactaaatttactaaacaaataactagcaaaaaagaaaacgttacccaaaatcttttctaaataaagaaaacgtgtagaataattaaataaacaacaccacccaaatattagtaaactaaatacaaaaactaattctaaccccaattaaatagctccaacagtctgtatttgttttgacaagAGAAGGCAGGAGGCCAAGCACACCCCACACACCCGTTTTGGACTCCCCTCGTCCCCTACTATCAACAAGTAACTGAGTTCCTAAGTAACAGCATTATGAAAGTAACTAATAACTTGGGAAAGTAACTTTACTGTGTTTGCTTCAATACTCAAATTATTGTACACATTATTTAGTGTTGCTGTGGCCGAGTGAGAGGAAACGACTCTCAGATTTCAAAGAACAGTTTAGACATTTTTCAATATGAAGGTATTTGCTAATCAGTTTCCTGAAGGCAACAGACTCAACAGTTGATATGGGAAACATGTCAGCAACATACCTTGCTATCAGCCTGTTTAGTCTTGGCTTACAGATGGCAGGTGGAGCTGATTTAAAATCAAGCCTTGACTGTTTGTATGGAGTGGCTTCTCCTTGGTCTGCCGATCTGACATAAGCTGCACTTGGGCCTCTAGTGTTTGCAGCGCTGTGCTCTCTACTACTTCAGTAGAATCATGTTGTTTGCCTGGGTGCTTCCTGAGATAAGAATTACTCTTCTTGATGGTGGACAAAGTTTTCCTTTCTAGACTACAACTCATCACTAAGTTCTTACCATTTAACTTGCATCACAACATAATAATGTGGTGCTAACTGACATCAaagtcatttcttgttttttaaatatactatAATACTCTAACTAAATaacatgttttcaaaaaatgctGTCTGAAAAGGACATGTTCAGTAGTTAGCtgtatacattacatttatgtttttacattgtCACAGGGTTGCCTCTAAAACCTGCTGCAAGGAATTTCTTCTACAAGCTATGTCAAATATTGGTTAGACTATAATACCTCCTGAAGCAAACCATACCATCACTTGGCAGATTGACTAATTCTGTTTGTCTAAATAGTcttctttgtttatgttttccaTGGGAGGTTTCACAGGGACTGATATTTAGTTGGGTTATGAGATGGATATTTTGTTACAGACTTCTACATTAGCATGCACAGTACAAACTTGTACTTCCTTAATCACAAGGGCCACTGAATCTACTCAAAATGTAAATACCTTAAAGCATTGATTTGCTGCTTTATTTCTTGAAACAAACGCCTTACCTTAACCACagctttttttccacagcacaCGAATAGTGGCCTCGAGTGAAAGAGTAAGTCTTCTTTTGGCAAATTGTCCCGTAGGCTGACAGCGAGTAAGAACATGACAAGAAAAGGCTTTTTTAACTTCCAAATGATTTACATTGGTTTGAAATCCACGCTACAACTTAGCTACAGCTGGCAGGCAGCTACTAGCTAGCATTGCAATGCACTAGCATAGCAAAATGTATCTCATTCAAAAACCTCCTTTAGACGTTTTTGATCACTGCTGATGTATTTGATAAATCCACAGATACCTTCTGCGGTGACTAAGTTTTATATCATGATTATTTTGGATTGATTTAAGACTTTTAGTATGCATTTGATTggttaaatatttataaatggAATAAATTGTGCTAATGTTGTACATTAAGTCACCTTCATATCATGCCCAGCATTATCCGTTTCTTGTCAGAAGCTATGCCATTGTTGCCTTTGATAAAATCCTTTAAGGAAAGTTAAAAGCAATCCCGCCTTCCCATAGGTCCCCAATCAAATTAACCGGCCTTTGTACTGCCAACAGCATACAGATTTAACATGTTTACTTTTAGTGCTTTGGAATAATGAACAGCGGTCTCATTGCTTTAAGCTATATTGGATCATAAGTAAATATGTAGCCCAGAAGAGCGATTTAGATGATTGGGAACCTTTTTTGAATTGGATAAAAACCAGATTTTTAAACACTACATTGTTCACAATCAAACAAGCATTACAGATGTTCATTGCCGTActtaaaacaagataaaaatgtcaaagatgaCTATGCAGAGGGAGGCAGCATTATGACATGTTCATATGCATCAGGCTTGTGGACCAGCTGTTGTCCACGTGACACAAGCTCCACTTTGCACTGATGACATCTGAATACACAAAGCAGACTTCCAGCCACATTTTGTACCCTGCTGCCTGCTGGGGAAATAAACCTGAACCAAAACAATCATAATGTTAGTagttaacattttcatgagatCAAATCAGATAACCAGCATCAACAATGTAATCATTGTCATTATTACCTAACTACAAGGACGGTTTTGCATTATCCATCTGTTATGTCTTCTTCCCTTGTATGCTCAGGTTGCAGACAGAAGTGGTCATGCTCAAGCCTGACAACAGCTTTGTCGCCATTTATTACCCAAAGTCGATGGCTCGTGCAAACAGTCGCTAAGGTAATGTTGAAGTTTTATTGCTCTACCTATCTCGTTCATGCTGTCACATCATCTCTTTGAGCTTCCTGTTTGCTACAAAGCTCTTTCTCACTCCCCTGAGAGAGGACAAAAGCTCAGAGTGGGCTGATGTTTATGACACATGAGCAGAGCAGTATCCTTGGTGAATTACAGTCCTGCACAACATCAGCTGCAGAATGACTCGTGATAGGGGGCAAACACACACGTCATTTTTATATCAGGTAAAGTAAATGACTAAACGTGGAGACTCTGGGTGTTTGGACACCTATGTGCAAACTTCACCTGATCATATGTTGACATTTAATGTTTGATCTACTGATACTGTGGATGTGTCACAAGAACTGAAATGTTCTTTCATTGGTGCCATAGATTGGGTCATTTTGAACCATTTTGTATAAAAAGGACAACTcgcttttgtttttattaaatactttattattattttttgaaatAATTAGAATTATTTTCAGGTatgtacaaaaagaaaacagtggtaaAAATATTATTAAAGTCTTATAAATTAGATTGCACATTTTTTCCTTCATCTTTGTTTGGTAACAATGTAACAAACATGAcatgcaaataaatacaaaataaataacatgttcCTCTTCACAAATGAGACCTTGTAATTGTTTCACAAAGGGACATtgcacatcacaacaacaaaaggtTGCCTGGCGGCAAAGAAAAGTGCTTTCTAGCTTCTCCTACTCTCCATGTTGGTCAGTCTTTTTACTTGCTGTCCAAGCTTCATCTTAATTCATACACAAGTCCACTGGAGgcatcagcccccccccccccccccccctccattttCATTTCTATAAacctttttgtttcttcctgTAGAGGGGGTTACTGAACAAGCCTATCCACGGCTGCTCTCATGACAATCTCTGTGTCTGCACCCGCGCTCAGCTTCTTGATGCAGCATCTAATGTCATGCCTGTCATGCCATCTCAACCCTTAAGGCGAACCACAAACAATTCTTCATTGGCTCGCGGGGAGATTTCACGccttcttctcctgctgcttGGTGGCCTTGGTGCTTGGTCTGGCTTGGCACACTAGATCCCTGTAGACTGGAGAGCGGAGGAAGCGTGGGTAGCAGTCTTTGGCCATGAGCATGTAGATCTTGTGCTGGGCCACGTCGAAGCAGGACGATGACAGTGCCAGCATGTTGGCTTTGGTGAGGTCGCGTGTTTCGTGGTCGATGTTAATCtggtaaaaaggaaaaagggaCAGATCCGGATTAGTctgatgttctgtttttttgacAGTGTGATGGCTATAAGGACAAGGCTTAGCTTTAAAACTGGACACAATACGTTCTAgcaacaaaactgaacattttacTATCATGTGTTTAGAAAGAAAAGTGTTCTTTTATGCCTTATTATGTAACTGTCTGCTTTCATATCTAAATTCTTTGTTGAGAATACACACCTCCCGGGGAGCATCATTGCCGATGAATTCATCATAGATCTTTTGTGCTTTGACTGGTAGTTTGGCAGGAGACTTGGTACACCTGTAATCCTCACAGGCAAAGTAGAAAGCAATGTTCTCCTCGCTGAACTCGGATACCAGGAAAGCTGTGAAGGCACACAGTCCATCTGAGGAAAGACAGGAAATTTGATTAGATGTTACACAATGGCCCCACAGGACATGCACGTTTCCATTAGTTTGTTTCACAGCATGCATTTACCAACATCTGCAACAGGTGCTTTCTGTATGCAAATGTGTCAAATAAAGGGAAATTTAGTTTACTTACATTTGCTGGACAGGAGCTTTTCAAAGGACTCTTTCCACCGAAGACATTCCTCTAGGGATGGCCTGAAAGTAGACAACGTCAGATTAGATTCAATCCAGaatttaaatcaagtttttggCTGTTACAATAAATACAGATTATGTGTTGCTTACTTATTTTGCCCAATCTTGAAGCTGGATAGATTCCAATTCGGCATCTGCATGATGCTTCCCAGTCTTGCTTTCAGCTCCTTGGCCctgaaggaaaaaggaaaaaaattgtTGAGCATAATTTTTCATGCAAAGCCTTCATGCATTTACACAAGACATTAATGTGTACAACAATTTAGCAAATCAAAGTCTAAATTAAGCATAAACTAAATCTGACACGCTCTTTTTCTTCAAatgctcacacacatgcacaaaaataaaacagcaaactAGTTTCCCTATCTGGTAATCCAAGTTTCTGAACATCAGCTGTGTGAAAATCTGCATAGATTTTAAATGTACCTTTCCAAGCAGCAGGTAGGCAGCGATGCTAATCCTTTGCACATTGCAGCAAGTCGCAGCTGGTGTGGGTAGTGTCTCGGTTGGGTGGTGGTTCAGTAATCCGTTTGGTAAAGCTGAGAGGGGAGCCagattgtctgtgtgtctgaacaGAGCCAGAACAGGGGTTTTTATAATCCTacctccctctgcctctgtcGTGTCATCAGTAgcctcagccaatcacagcgaaGCAGAGGGGAGGGCaagaaaaatagaaagagagagagagagagagggagagagagggggagagagtggatGAAGTCAAAAATTGGATATGCAAGGACAGGGTAGGGAAATTACCGGGCATTTCCCTGAATACACTCCACAGTGATTCTTAGTGGGGGGGTTTTCAACCATGTCTTCGCAAAACATATTACCACCATGAATGTAGAAAATTACACACTGATCCAGAGTGTGGATATGAGAATATATTAAGCAATGTGTAACAAGCTAGAGGAAGCCagcatttagatattttttttacctctgaaaAAAGTAGTAGAATAATCTTGAAGTTgttctttaaacatttaaacaagatATTTAATGTGATTCTTAAATGATATCATGAGACATAATGTCACTCATTTGTCATTAAGCCCCTACATAGCCTTTCATGGAATAATCACTCAGCcttaaacttgtttttatcATCTGATAGAACCGTTACCAAACCGGGCTTATACCCCTCAGTGACCTTCACCTGTATAAATACAGGTTTCAATCAATCACCCTGCATGTATGATGTAACCCAACAACAAGCCTGTCCACTAACAACATCCGCTGTGGTCAAATTGCTTCCCAGCAGCTCCTTCTCTTGTTCACATCTAGTTTGTGGTGCTGCCTTGAAGAAATAGGAAGGTTGATCAACAACCTCTCACATGGTAAGCACAATCAACACTTAGCATCTTTACGAGCCTGATGAAAAAATGATGGGAAGCAAATGCGGTATTCATTCAGTTTAATTACATTACTGTAAGCAGGCTGGATGCACAAACACCTGCAGGACACAATAAAGCCGAGGTGGGTACACTTCCCATATGGCGAGCTGCAGATTTGTTTGTCATAAAATTCAGCTTGGATGGCGTTAGATAATCAAAGGCAAAACGTGACTGAAAAATGGTGTTGACTCAGACACTTTACGGGAACTGCATAGCCTGTAGCTGGTccaattcttaaaaaaaagacaagtaaGATATTAAACAGGAACGTTTGAAGAAAATCTGTTACTGTGAATTTGTTCTTTTTCATGACCCAAAATAAGCCACGTACCAGTACAGGAATGATAGTTTTCACAGAACCTCTAACCACTATTCCCCACATGACAGTGGAAACATTGTATTCGGCCTCTTGTGTAAGAAAACAGCCGTGGGCATTTAGTGGAATTGAGACCTAAGTGTGTGATAGGTGTGTGATAGGTGACATCAGCTTTAAGTAGCAACTTCCTCTCATCTAATAAATATGATATCTGCTGAAAAACAGCACATAAGAAACATTCACATAAGAAATGTGATATCAAGACACGACAAACGAAAACGTTGGACTCACCAAGGAGTCTTTTTAAGCTGTTTATGATCAAACTTTTGGTTGACTAGATTACCATGACAATAACAGGTTTCAGTACATGCTTCAATATGGCATTCATTTCAGTGACTTGAggtttgtgtgcatttttttccacattaaaatgacaaaataagcTGGTTCAAGATAGAGGAAAATTGTTTTTATcctacatgtttaaaaaaaatgttgcagctATAGCCCATTGTGCAGTTTATATCCATTGTGTCCAGATCTGCTTATCTTAAATCAAGAGCAATCATCAATTAAAATCCATTGTAGTAgtcacattttgaaacatttagaTACTTTTCAGTATTACTTTGTTAAAACATTAGTATTAGTCAATCCTATACAAACTTGTATCACCAGGGCATTTTTGAAAGGCTCTGAGGAACCAAGGACTTAACAATAACCCTTTAAAATGGTTAAGTCCAGACTAAGGGTATCCCCGGGCTAAAAAGGAAGCCTTGCTAAGGACATGGGCTGTACATCCATTAACCAAGAGCTCACAATGTTCCAAGACCAGGCAGCACTGATGAGATTGCGCCAGCTAATGTAGGGTagttaaaaagaaagacaactGCACAGGGATTGCCTAACCTGTCATTCATTGTACTGAGGAGGATTTAAGTGGACCTTTTTATTGCCAGCAAAGAACAACGGTTTGCCTAAGAAGCCTGGGGGAACACCAGCCACCCACTCGCTCACCTACTCATACTGTGATGTCAGTTCTTTTCTTTAAGGTGACCAAGGACAACCGGAAACCAGAGAATATGAGCATGGAAATATGTTGTTGAATGAAGGGCTTTTTTTGAAGCTGGGTATTCGCTGTCCTTGAAGCTAGCGGATGCATCAACAACACACGCATAAACTTCAGCCagaaattctacaattcatttagcagatatATTTGTCCAAAGCAATTTTACATCAGAGGAAATACAACACCAGCTTTTTTGGTGTTGTGTAGCTTTAAGGACAAAGGCACAGGCAGGCAGTGCACATGCACTTAGGTTAATATACCATCATCAACCACAACATTGAAAGCTGCTCTTGAGAGTTCGAATCAGCAtcaaaccatcctaaatatcatcattatcattatcatcatcatcatcatcatcatcatcatcatcatcatcattattaagGCCACTTGAACCTTAATGTTAGCTGGTTGGGGCTATGACATCCTAGCAGTTGATTTGcatgccccatgtgcagaggctgggGTCCTTGAGGCGGATGGTTTGGGTTCAGAtctgacttgtggctccttttatgcatgtcattccccactctctctctccctgatttcaaatGCTATCTCTTGTCCTCATTGCAGCTGCCATGGGTTCAACTCCAGCCATTGCTGCATGTTAACCTcggctctctcctcccaacatttcctgtcttaaGGCAAATTAttatcatatatttttttaattaatctttAAATGTAAGCTGGTAATCAATCATGACACCTAGTTTCCAGGCAGACTTTTTAGGCATGAATTTCGTTGTACCAAGATGAATATTCATCTGCGGTTTCACAatgggactggctgggatgacacaGAACTCAGTCTT from Labrus bergylta chromosome 6, fLabBer1.1, whole genome shotgun sequence includes:
- the LOC109986568 gene encoding regulator of G-protein signaling 5 codes for the protein MCKGLASLPTCCLERAKELKARLGSIMQMPNWNLSSFKIGQNKPSLEECLRWKESFEKLLSSKYGLCAFTAFLVSEFSEENIAFYFACEDYRCTKSPAKLPVKAQKIYDEFIGNDAPREINIDHETRDLTKANMLALSSSCFDVAQHKIYMLMAKDCYPRFLRSPVYRDLVCQARPSTKATKQQEKKA